The following are from one region of the Coffea eugenioides isolate CCC68of chromosome 2, Ceug_1.0, whole genome shotgun sequence genome:
- the LOC113761366 gene encoding guanylate-binding protein 3, whose protein sequence is MRKFFSRGSSGDSPQQQASPSPSPEPSPSFRLPVTSNMTVGPARPIRFIYYDEKGKFQMDPEAVAVLQLVKEPVGVVSVCGRARQGKSFILNQLLGRSSGFQVAATHRPCTKGIWLWSAPLKRTALDGTEYNLLLLDTEGIDAYDQTGTYSTQIFSLAVLLSSLFIYNQMGGIDEAALDRLSLVTEMTKHIRVRASGTGSTASELGQFSPIFMWLLRDFYLDLVEDNRKITPRDYLELALRPVQGGARDITAKNEIRESIRALFPDRECFTLVRPLSNENDLQRLDQIALDKLRPEFRTGLDALTRFVFERTRPKQVGATVMTGPILARITQSFLDALNKGAVPTITSSWQSVEETECQRAFDVATEVYMSSFDRSKPPEEAALREAHEDAVQKAVAAFNATAVGGGSTRQKYEKRFQTFIKKAFEDIKKDAFREAYLQCSNAIQNMDRELRSACHAADAKVDNVLKVLDGLLSKYESSCHGPEKWKKLTIFLQQSLEGPINDLIKKQIDRIGSEKSSLSLKCRSIEDRMNLLNKQFETAEQQKSEYLKRYEDAINDKKKLADDYMNRITNLQGKCSSLEERCSSISRTLESVKQESTEWKRKYEQLLYKQKAEEDQVNSEIQILKSKSHAAEARLAAAHEQAQSAREEAEEWKRKYDIAVKETKNALEKAATVQERTNKQTQHREDALRAEFASTLAEKEEEVKEKASRLEHADQRLATINVDLKAAESKMKNYELEISGLKRELKELNERLENSNATAQSFEREARLLEQQKVHLEQKYRSEFSRFEEVQERCKSAEREAKRATELADQARAEAVAAQKEKSEIQRTAMERLAQIERAERHLESLERQKLDLTNEVEKYRASGMDALAKVEMLEARVGEREKEIESLLESNNEERTSTVQVLEKLLDTERAARAEANNRAQALSVQLQATQGKLDMLQQQLTAMRLNETAWDGKLKTASHGKRVRVEDYELGVESIHDVGANDKASRGNKRSKSTSSPLKFSTPEDGGSVYRGDEDTHSQQTNTEDYTKFTIQRLKQELTKHNFGDELLQLKNPNKKDILALYEKCVLQKS, encoded by the exons atgaggaaatttttcaGTCGGGGTTCGAGCGGCGATTCGCCGCAGCAGCAAGCGTCTCCGTCTCCGTCTCCGGAGCCGTCTCCTTCTTTTCGCTTACCCGTGACTTCCAATATGACAGTAGGACCTGCTAGGCCGATCCGCTTCATATACTATGACGAAAAAGGCAAGTTCCAAATGGATCCAGAGGCTGTCGCCGTGCTTCAGCTCGTCAAAGAGCCCGTCGGCGTTGTCTCCGTCTGTGGTCGTGCCCGTCAAGGCAAGAGTTTCATACTAAATCag CTTCTTGGGAGGAGTAGTGGGTTTCAAGTTGCAGCAACTCATCGGCCATGTACCAAAGGCATTTGGCTGTGGAGCGCACCTTTGAAGAGAACTGCTCTTGATGGAACAGAGTACAATCTTTTACTCTTGGACACTGAAGGAATTGATGCCTATGATCAAACT GGAACATATAGTACACAAATATTCTCCTTGGCTGTCCTCCTATCAAGCTTGTTCATATACAACCAG ATGGGTGGCATTGATGAAGCTGCACTAGATCGCCTCTCTCTTGTTACTGAAATGACTAAGCATATTCGTGTCAGAGCCAGTGGAACAGGGAGTACAGCTTCCGAGCTTGGGCAGTTTTCTCCAATTTTTATGTGGCTTCTCAGG GATTTTTATTTGGACTTGGTGGAGGATAATAGGAAAATAACACCTCGTGACTACTTAGAGCTTGCTCTCAGACCAGTCCAAGGCGGCGCTAGAGATATAACTGCCAAAAATGAG ATTCGCGAGTCCATTCGAGCTCTTTTTCCAGACAGAGAATGCTTTACTCTTGTTAGGCCTTTGAGCAACGAAAATGATCTCCAACGACTAGACCAAATTGCT CTGGACAAATTACGACCAGAATTTAGAACTGGTCTTGATGCTTTGACTAGATTTGTGTTTGAGAGGACAAGGCCTAAGCAAGTAGGAGCGACGGTAATGACAGGGCCCATTCTTGCTCGCATCACTCAGTCCTTCCTAGATGCTCTTAATAAAGGAGCAGTGCCAACAATAACATCCTCATGGCAG AGCGTTGAAGAAACTGAGTGTCAAAGAGCATTTGATGTGGCTACTGAAGTTTATATGTCTTCATTTGACCGTTCGAAGCCTCCTGAGGAA GCTGCGCTTAGAGAAGCACATGAAGATGCTGTTCAAAAAGCTGTGGCTGCGTTTAATGCTACTGCTGTAGGGGGTGGTTCGACTAGGCAGAAGTATGAGAAGCGTTTTCAGACCTTCATTAAAAAAGCATTTGAG GATATTAAGAAGGATGCTTTCAGGGAAGCTTATCTGCAGTGTTCAAATGCCATACAGAATATGGATAGGGAACTTAGAAGTGCTTGCCATGCTGCAGATGCAAAAGTAGATAATGTCCTTAAG GTTCTTGATGGCCTTCTATCCAAATATGAATCCAGTTGTCATGGTccagaaaaatggaaaaagctGACTATTTTCTTGCAACAGAG TTTGGAGGGTCCAATTAATGACCTCATTAAGAAACAAATAGATCGAATTGGATCAGAGAAGAGTTCTCTTTCATTGAAGTGCCGTTCAATTGAAGATAGGATGAATTTGCTGAACAAACAATTTGAAACTGCTGAGCAGCAAAAGTCTGAATATTTGAAGCGTTATGAAGATGCCATCAACGACAAGAAGAAGCTTGCTGATGATTACATGAATCGCATAACCAATTTGCAGGGCAAATGCAGTTCTTTGGAAGAGAGATGTTCCAGCATATCAAGAACATTGGAGTCAGTGAAGCAGGAGTCAACAGAATGGAAGAGGAAGTATGAGCAGCTCTTGTATAAGCAAAAGGCTGAAGAAGACCAAGTAAATTCTGAAATTCAAATTCTTAAATCCAAAAGTCATGCTGCTGAAGCTAGGCTGGCTGCTGCTCATGAACAAGCTCAGTCTGCCCGAGAAGAGGCAGAGGAGTGGAAGCGGAAATATGACATTGCTGTGAAAGAAACTAAAAATGCCCTTGAGAAGGCTGCCACTGTGCAAGAACGGACCAATAAGCAAACCCAACATAGAGAAGATGCTCTTAGGGCTGAATTTGCCAGTACCTTGGCTGAGAAG GAAGAGGAAGTAAAGGAAAAGGCATCTAGACTTGAGCATGCTGATCAGCGTTTGGCTACTATCAATGTAGACCTAAAG GCTGCTGAATCAAAGATGAAGAACTATGAACTTGAAATATCGGGCTTGAAACGAGAACTGAAGGAGTTAAATGAAAGGCTAGAAAATTCCAATGCTACTGCACAGTCATTTGAAAGAGAAGCAAGGCTTCTGGAGCAGCAAAAAGTTCATTTGGAGCAGAAGTACCGATCTGAATTCAGCAGATTTGAGGAGGTCCAGGAAAGATGTAAATCTGCTGAAAGAGAGGCTAAAAGAGCAACAGAGTTGGCTGACCAGGCTAGAGCTGAAGCAGTTGCTGCTCAAAAAGAGAAGAGTGAGATCCAAAGAACTGCAATGGAGAGATTGGCTCAGATAGAGAGAGCAGAGAGGCACCTGGAAAGCTTAGAAAGGCAGAAACTGGATCTCACCAATGAAGTGGAGAAATATCGTGCTTCAGGGATGGATGCACTGGCCAAAGTTGAAATGCTGGAGGCGCGAGTGGGAGAAAGGGAGAAAGAAATAGAGTCACTGTTGGAATCGAATAATGAAGAGAGGACTAGCACAGTTCAAGTACTGGAGAAGTTGTTGGATACCGAACGTGCGGCACGTGCGGAAGCAAACAATAGGGCTCAGGCGCTCTCTGTTCAGCTGCAAGCCACACAAGGGAAGCTTGACATGCTTCAGCAACAGTTGACTGCAATGCGACTAAATGAAACAGCATGGGATGGTAAGTTGAAGACTGCATCACATGGAAAACGAGTGAGAGTGGAAGACTATGAACTAGGGGTTGAGTCCATTCACGATGTGGGCGCTAATGATAAAGCAAGTAGAGGAAACAAGAGGTCTAAGAGTACTAGTAGCCCTCTGAAATTCAGCACTCCCGAAGATGGTGGTTCAGTATATAGGGGTGATGAAGATACCCATAGCCAGCAGACTAACACTGAAGACTATACCAAGTTTACTATACAAAGACTGAAACAGGAGTTGACTAAACATAATTTTGGAGACGAGCTGCTACAGTTGAAGAATCCAAACAAAAAAGACATCTTAGCTCTGTATGAGAAGTGTGTTCTTCAAAAATCATAG
- the LOC113756977 gene encoding NAC domain-containing protein 1-like — protein MEGINVLPPGFRFHPTDEELINYYLKIKVSSATNPLVSIIAEIDLYKFNPWDLPDKALFGESEWFFFSPRDRKYPNGARPNRTAASGYWKATGTDKPILSYASQCIGVKKALVFYKGRAPNGTKTNWMMHEYRLLNDSHHSLVQKGSMRLDDWVVCRVRQKSNFPKSPFNDPNRNHFHLYEMVTSYQTSL, from the exons ATGGAAGGCATCAACGTTCTCCCGCCAGGTTTCAGATTTCACCCCACTGATGAGGAGCTCATCAATTATTACCTCAAGATCAAAGTCTCTTCTGCCACAAATCCCTTAGTTTCCATCATAGCTGAAATTGATCTTTACAAGTTCAATCCTTGGGACCTTCCCG ACAAAGCCTTGTTTGGTGAAAGTGAATGGTTTTTCTTCAGCCCCCGAGATAGGAAATACCCCAACGGGGCTCGTCCGAATCGAACAGCTGCATCCGGCTACTGGAAAGCCACAGGAACTGATAAACCTATCCTTTCTTATGCGTCACAGTGCATTGGGGTGAAGAAAGCTCTGGTATTCTACAAAGGTCGTGCTCCAAATGGCACGAAGACTAACTGGATGATGCATGAATATAGGCTTCTCAATGATAGCCATCATTCTTTAGTGCAGAAAGGATCAATGAGA CTGGATGACTGGGTAGTATGCCGTGTTCGGCAGAAGAGCAAT TTCCCAAAAAGCCCTTTCAACGACCCCAATCGAAATCATTTCCACCTGTACGAAATGGTAACTTCATATCAAACATCTTTATGA
- the LOC113756965 gene encoding homeobox-leucine zipper protein ATHB-52-like — MDYHHIQSSVRKNELKFQKKRLTQDQVSLLEKSFNFNNKLDPDRRSQLAHQLGLPPRKVAIWYQNKRARWKNENLEVDHKALQLRLENLLADNERLQSEVGRLKQELHKAQEMLLSVNNTPYSSLSSQISSSCDEVGSSSLVHGSRNHLDKDFFACLIGGEGQFGNTNDQEFFRSSIS; from the coding sequence ATGGATTACCACCACATTCAGTCAAGCGTTCGAAAAAACGAACTCAAATTTCAGAAGAAAAGGCTGACTCAAGATCAGGTTAGTCTCCTAGAAAAAAGCTTTAATTTCAATAACAAACTGGATCCAGATCGCAGGTCCCAACTAGCCCACCAGCTGGGTCTACCACCTCGCAAGGTTGCAATTTGGTACCAAAACAAGCGTGCCCGGTGGAAGAATGAAAACCTTGAGGTTGATCACAAGGCTTTGCAGCTAAGATTGGAAAATCTGTTAGCAGATAATGAGAGGCTTCAAAGTGAAGTTGGGAGGCTTAAGCAGGAGTTGCATAAGGCTCAAGAAATGCTGTTATCGGTGAACAATACACCTTATTCTTCTCTTTCCTCCCAGATCTCTAGCAGTTGTGATGAAGTTGGAAGCTCGAGTTTGGTTCATGGTTCCAGGAATCACTTGGACAAGGACTTCTTTGCTTGTTTAATTGGCGGTGAAGGTCAGTTTGGGAACACAAATGATCAAGAATTTTTCCGTTCATCTATTTCTTGA